The Montipora capricornis isolate CH-2021 chromosome 6, ASM3666992v2, whole genome shotgun sequence genome has a window encoding:
- the LOC138054472 gene encoding rho-related GTP-binding protein RhoB-like isoform X2, with the protein MQHTRKTKGDDKKRMVLESNSCNRSTKRYKLTVVGDEQCGKTSLLNALVKNDLDAEESCVFDECVADVTTQGSRLEFMLWEISGLDDYESIRRELYRDSDVILTCFDIGHPPSLQSVVNKWVPEIIDACPGIPYLLIGCKNDLRTDSALQYYLTVPRQESVENDSISRMKAISVAQSTMARDYVECCAKTRWNVKEVFKSAADAILNKNGEKVDDLKSQSVLRRFSWFTRRSSGSDINDCSTVPRSPSGSRRLSLFSTS; encoded by the exons GGTGACGATAAAAAGAGGATGGTACTTGAGTCAAACTCGTGCAATCGATCTACCAAGCGTTACAAGTTAACAGTCGTTGGAGATGAACAGTGTGGAAAAACAAGTTTGTTGAATGCACTTGTCAAGAACGACCTGGAT GCAGAGGAATCTTGTGTATTTGACGAATGCGTCGCGGACGTCACAACACAAGGAAGTCGGCTGGAATTTATGCTTTGGGAGATATCTG GTCTGGATGATTACGAAAGCATAAGGAGAGAGCTGTATCGGGACTCTGATGTGATACTCACATGCTTCGATATTGGACATCCTCCATCTTTACAAAGTGTGGTCAACAAG TGGGTCCCTGAAATCATTGACGCATGCCCAGGAATACCTTACTTGCTGATTGGCTGCAAGAATGACCTGCGCACTGACAGTGCTCTTCAATATTACCTGACAGTACCACGACAAGAATCGGTTGAGAATGACAGCATCAGCAGAATGAAG GCTATCTCTGTCGCCCAGTCTACAATGGCCCGCGACTACGTGGAATGCTGTGCCAAGACTCGCTGGAACGTCAAGGAAGTATTCAAGAGCGCTGCGGACGCCATACTTAACAAGAACGGCGAAAAAGTTGATGACCTTAAATCTCAATCAGTGCTTCGGAGGTTTTCGTGGTTCACTCGGAGATCTTCGGGTTCTGATATTAATGACTGTAGCACTGTTCCTCGTTCGCCATCAGGAAGTCGAAGACTATCTTTGTTTTCAACAAGCTGA